Proteins encoded by one window of Aspergillus puulaauensis MK2 DNA, chromosome 4, nearly complete sequence:
- a CDS encoding uncharacterized protein (SECRETED:SignalP(1-20)), translating into MHLNSILFATMAMVLSTVLADASQYSLKNNADCLNICLDDPNGLPCPPNTRSTQLPNGCWTCCRSA; encoded by the exons ATGCACCTCAATTCCATCCTTTTCGCCACTATGGCCATGGTCCTTTCCACTGTCCTTGCCGACGCGAGTCAGTATTCGCTGAAAAACAATGCCGACTGCCTTAATATCTGCCTGGATGATCCCAACGGCCTCCCGTGTCCTCCTAACACCCGCTCAACCCAGCTTCCTAAT GGCTGCTGGACCTGTTGCCGCAGCGCTTAA
- a CDS encoding Dyp-type peroxidase (COG:P;~EggNog:ENOG410PKTG;~InterPro:IPR011008,IPR006314;~go_function: GO:0004601 - peroxidase activity [Evidence IEA];~go_function: GO:0020037 - heme binding [Evidence IEA];~go_process: GO:0055114 - oxidation-reduction process [Evidence IEA]) → MVDQKNIQGDIWPRLPKKAERFVFFRITKVQEFKSSLPTIANFLTTSHSALKSRSDIYKWKAEGTLKDLIRLVSINLAFSATGLAKLGAERFNDEVFNGGQFKDMTAPSQGETAEDHQGLDPQDDWVPEFKPSGGGIDGVLVVAGDSLESIDGMIRDTVDWVFNVGNDKQSIEKVYTKTGTVYKNHLEHFGWVDGISQPMVKGLDDVSVKANAPGMSPIDPGIIIVGNERDGNKHPEWAKDGSFMVFRIYEQLVPEFYHWCAMNCPTGAKETKEAQKAGKPVEWSGQSMTEMGMFSSRLVGRWPEGAPMELHPKEDPNSGLSLDEDEEKNRIAVKKSLGQDGLDRLKTIKQKNNTDAFNYNPADQTRCPYASHMRKTGPRDDHPNYTKHLMMRRGIPYGPWCGDEERSNGVTEQERGLLFVSYQSSIDDGFRTQQKRWANAPDGPTDMAKHSGGNSQGIDPIIGQVHPKHIRENTDGRIHAKYRDSAPQLHFPETVYGEVGPQVYDKKIDLARLCIPHGGEYFFSPSISALKNYLPSV, encoded by the exons ATGGTGGACCAGAAAAACATACAGGGAGATATTTG GCCTCGTCTGCCCAAGAAGGCCGAAAGATTTGTGTTTTTTCGAATCACCAAAGTGCAAGAGTTCAAGAGCAGCCTGCCAACAATAGCGAACTTCCTAACTACATCACATTCAGCTCTCAAGAGCCGCAGTGACATCTACAAATGGAAGGCTGAGGGTACCCTCAAGGACCTCATTCGTCTAGTCTCGATTAATCTTGCCTTCTCTGCTACTGGCCTGGCCAAG CTGGGAGCCGAACGTTTCAACGATGAAGTTTTCAACGGCGGTCAGTTCAAAGACATGACTGCTCCGTCGCAGGGCGAGACAGCCGAAGACCATCAAGGCCTTGATCCCCAGGACGACTGGGTCCCTGAATTTAAGCCAAGCGGTGGTGGTATCGACGGTGTTCTTGTTGTGGCGGGTGATAGCCTCGAAAGTATCGATGGCATGATCCGCGATACAGTTGATTGGGTTTTCAACGTTGGAAATGACAAGCAAAGTATTGAGAAGGTCTATACTAAGACCGGCACAGTCTACAAGAACCATCTTGAACA TTTTGGATGGGTAGACGGTATTAGCCAGCCTATGGTCAAAGGACTTGACGATGTTTCGGTGAAGGCCAATGCCCCTGGAATGTCACCGATAGATCCTGG AATTATCATTGTCGGAAACGAACGTGATGGGAACAAACATCCCGAATGGGCCAAGGATGGCAGCTTTATGGTCTTCCGGATTTACGAGCAGCTAGTTCCCGAGTTCTATCA TTGGTGTGCTATGAACTGTCCAACTGGCGCTAAGGAGACAAAGGAGGCGCAAAAAGCAGGAAAACCAGTTGAATGGAGTGGACAGTCAATGACCGAGATGGGCATGTTCTCCTCGCGATTGGTAGGACGGTGGCCTGAAG GTGCTCCAATGGAGCTTCACCCCAAAGAGGATCCAAATTCCGGCCTGTCActagacgaggatgaggaaaagaACAGAATAGCAGTCAAAAAGTCGCTTGGACAGGATGGACTAGACCGGTTGAAGACGATTAAACAAAAGAACAACACGGATGCGTTCAACTACAACCCTGCTGACCAGACCAGGTGCCCATATGCCTCTCACATGCGCAAGACTGGCCCTCGGGATGACCATCCCAATTACACCAAACATTTAATGATGCGCCGGGGAATTCCTTATGGACCTTGGTGCGGGGACGAGGAAAGAAGCAATGGGGTAACAGAGCAAGAACGTGGCCTTCTGTTTGTCAGCTACCAGAGCAGCATTGACGACGGGTTCCGTACCCAGCAAAAGC GATGGGCCAATGCTCCCGATGGCCCAACCGACATGGCAAAGCACAGTGGCGGTAACAGCCAGGGGATTGACCCTATTATCGGTCAAGTTCACCCGAAGCATATCAGGGAGAACACAGATGGTCGGATCCATGCCAAGTATCGAGACTCTGCTCCTCAACTTCACTTCCCTGAAACGGTCTATGGGGAAGTTGGTCCCCAGGTCTATGATAAAAAAATCGATCTGGCCCGGTTATGCATTCCCCACGGCGGAGAATACTTCTTTTCCCCCTCCATTTCCGCTTTGAAAAATTACTTGCCATCCGTTTGA